In one window of Streptomyces roseofulvus DNA:
- a CDS encoding GNAT family N-acetyltransferase, translating into MEVREGRADEAETLSALVLRSKASWGYDAAFLAACAPELRIRAEEVAVRRIVVAQDARGGVLGVASLEGEPPTAALGLLFVEPAAMGRGVGRLLYREVVRRAAELGVGRLVIDADPHAAGFYRAMGAAVGDDACGVKELVRFEVAPVPLPEWARAWTGGAPAVHVGNVADFHAQFGDGEGDRERRAAADHYACLAAFSSPEPAALVLPRVVPRGWIERVGRELGWSAVEVYDGLVGPGGGGLVDALRGRPALLGRLAETGLPWVAWGWTRALGEVTGRALGEGELRYESKSAAHELFAGILARGGHPRIVLPGQWRARTRREAVRLLGARVRAGEATVVKTEHGVGGSGTFIVTPRRVREAGGVRAVLRRLPRGPLLVEEYVPGPERDAAGGPRDLTCDGFVDADGRVWVVGGAVMEVRDGCYAGATVGPSVVPAWAERPLVAFGRAVGRELADSGYRGWFDVDFVADGSGRLAPTETNLRLTGPSVAFMVAARLDALRGAGHLVRIVDRVGLGARLPEAPFDDLCRELARECAGLGAVFVPAIPTGAFEPSPWLGFLVAARDPEVLDAAEALVRAGARRVGADFAGLEEDGAGSRR; encoded by the coding sequence GTGGAGGTCAGGGAGGGGCGGGCGGACGAGGCGGAGACGCTGAGCGCGCTGGTGCTGCGGTCCAAGGCGTCCTGGGGGTACGACGCCGCCTTTCTCGCGGCGTGCGCTCCTGAGCTGCGGATTCGGGCCGAGGAGGTCGCGGTCCGGCGGATCGTGGTCGCGCAGGACGCGCGGGGTGGGGTGCTGGGCGTCGCCTCGCTGGAGGGGGAGCCTCCGACGGCGGCGCTGGGGTTGCTGTTCGTGGAGCCGGCGGCCATGGGGCGCGGGGTGGGGCGGCTGTTGTACCGGGAGGTGGTGCGGCGGGCTGCGGAGCTGGGCGTCGGCCGGCTGGTGATCGACGCCGATCCGCACGCGGCCGGGTTCTACCGGGCGATGGGGGCCGCGGTCGGTGATGACGCCTGTGGAGTAAAGGAGTTGGTGCGGTTCGAGGTGGCGCCCGTCCCGCTGCCGGAGTGGGCGCGGGCGTGGACGGGCGGCGCGCCGGCCGTGCACGTGGGCAACGTCGCCGATTTCCACGCGCAGTTCGGGGACGGTGAGGGGGATCGGGAGAGGCGGGCCGCGGCGGATCACTACGCCTGTCTCGCCGCCTTCTCCAGTCCGGAGCCGGCGGCGCTGGTGCTGCCGCGTGTCGTGCCGCGCGGCTGGATCGAGCGGGTGGGCCGCGAGTTGGGCTGGTCGGCGGTGGAGGTGTACGACGGCCTCGTCGGTCCGGGGGGCGGCGGGCTGGTCGACGCGCTGCGGGGGCGGCCCGCTCTCCTGGGGCGGCTGGCGGAGACCGGGCTGCCGTGGGTGGCGTGGGGGTGGACCCGGGCGCTGGGCGAGGTGACCGGGCGGGCCCTCGGGGAGGGAGAGCTGCGGTACGAGTCGAAGTCCGCGGCGCACGAGCTGTTCGCGGGGATCCTCGCGCGCGGCGGGCATCCGCGGATCGTGCTGCCCGGTCAGTGGCGGGCCCGGACCCGTCGGGAGGCGGTCCGGCTGCTGGGTGCCCGGGTGCGCGCCGGGGAGGCCACCGTGGTGAAGACCGAGCATGGCGTGGGCGGTTCCGGGACCTTCATCGTCACGCCCCGGCGGGTGCGTGAGGCGGGCGGGGTGCGGGCCGTGTTGCGCCGGCTGCCGCGGGGGCCGTTGCTGGTGGAGGAGTACGTCCCGGGGCCGGAGCGGGACGCGGCGGGCGGCCCGCGCGATCTGACCTGCGACGGGTTCGTCGACGCCGACGGCCGGGTGTGGGTGGTCGGTGGTGCGGTGATGGAGGTCCGGGACGGCTGTTACGCGGGGGCCACCGTGGGGCCCTCGGTGGTGCCCGCGTGGGCGGAGCGGCCCCTCGTCGCGTTCGGGCGGGCGGTGGGGCGCGAGCTGGCGGACTCGGGGTACCGGGGCTGGTTCGACGTGGACTTCGTGGCCGACGGGTCGGGGCGGCTGGCGCCGACGGAGACGAACCTGCGGCTGACCGGTCCGTCGGTCGCCTTCATGGTGGCGGCCCGGCTCGACGCGCTGCGGGGCGCCGGGCACCTCGTCCGGATCGTCGACCGTGTCGGACTCGGGGCGCGCCTGCCCGAGGCCCCGTTCGACGACCTCTGCCGGGAACTCGCGCGGGAGTGCGCCGGGTTGGGGGCGGTGTTCGTCCCGGCGATCCCGACCGGCGCCTTCGAGCCCTCGCCCTGGCTGGGGTTCCTCGTGGCGGCGCGCGACCCGGAGGTGCTGGACGCGGCCGAGGCGCTGGTCAGGGCCGGGGCCCGGCGCGTCGGGGCGGACTTCGCCGGGCTGGAGGAGGACGGCGCCGGGTCACGCCGGTGA